From the Clostridium cagae genome, the window TAATGCACCTTCATGCAAACTTCCTATTCTAGATGAATCTCCACTTCCAATGATTACTCCATCTTCATCCATTATATTTACATTATAAGGAATAACCTCCATAACTTTATTAACTATACTCTGCGCTAATTCTTTACTTAACATAAACATCTCTCCAAACTAAAGTGCTTGAAATATACGCTTTTATAATTTACAGTTTATATGCACAATCTTAACTTTTATTAAACAATAAATTAATTATCTCATTATATATAATTACTCTAATAATAGCAATTAATTATTACTTGAAACGTATTTGTATTTTAAATTTGAAATATTAATTTATAGTTTATCTAATTATATTAATAAAATACAATAAACATTTATCTAATATATTAAAGTCACTATTTAATATATTATTCAATTGTACTTTATTAAATATATTTATGTTTATCTTTAAAGATATGTCTAAATAATAAAAATACAGGTATTATATAAATACCTGTATCTAAAAAGTCAATTACTTTTGTAAGTTAAACATTGAGGGATCTATATTAGCTAATAGTTTTGCCATCTCATTACCATCAGTTATTTTCCATTCCTCATCTACTTTTTCTAAATGTATATCTTGTGTTCTTTCTGTTAAAGTAACATTATCTAAACATTCACTTAAAATATTATCAAACATTTTTTTATTTTCTTCATCTGAAGCATTATTTTCTGAAAATGCACTTGAAAATGCTACTGAAATAGCTTTTGGTAAAAACTCTCCTATAACTGCTGCTAAATCCGGAGCAGTTGCTGTTACATTTACAACAGCAGAATCTCCATCTATGTTTTCAGAGTTTATTTTATAAGTTAACTTATTCATAGAATTAATCATTTTTTTCTCTGACTCATCGAACTTAGTCTTTTCTTCTTCTGCTTTCCCATCTTCTTTTTCTAAATTTTCATTTAATAACTTAGAAAAATCTGCATTTTCACCTTTTTTAACTTCTTCCAAATAATTTTTCACCATGTTAGATGGTGTTTGCTTTTCAGCACATCCACATATCCCAGATAATAGTATAAATACTAGGGTAATAGAAAGTACTTTTTTTAATTTTTTCATTATTATTTCCCCCTTAAATAACTTTATCAATATTATATTAAAATCATAATATAATATGATTTTATTCACTTTATTACCTGATTATTATACCACACAAAATATTGATTTATAATAAAAATATACAATTAAACCCATTATATTCCTGTATTTTTATATAATTAAGAAGCTATAAAAATTAATTAAATTTTTATAGCTTCTTAATTATTTTTCTTTTAACTTATATAATTATTGGAAAGTAGCTTTTAGGGATCAACTACTAAGAACCCCCTATTTTATAATAGTTATAAAATAGCTCTAATTATTTAATCACTTTATTCACCTTTTCTTAAATTGCTACATAAAAAAAGGTTATAAGAAAATCTTATAACCTTTAAAATCATAAATTATCTTCTATTATTTTGTGCTTTCTTAGCTCTTCTACAAGCTGCACATCTTACAGGTTCATTATCGAATCCTTTTTCTTTGTAGAATTCTTGTTCTCCTACTGAAAATACGAATTCTTCTCCACAATCTTTACATACTAATATCTTATCTTCCATATTAAATTCCTCCTTAATTTTAAAGACTAATATTGATTTATATAATTCTCTAAAAGGAGAAATCTACATATCTATAATAAATCTTTTTTAACAATACATTTATATTAACAGATTTTCAATTAAATTGCAAGCTTTATTTTAAATTTATTTTATTAGTACTTTATTGCAAATATACTTCTTAAAACTTTTTTATTTATCACATATTTTGCACTTTAGCATAATCTTTGTTCAAATATATTATCTAAATTAATTTTTTTAACACGATTATTTATTTCATCAATGTCAGTTGTATACAAACCTAACACTTGCATTCTCTTAAAATATCCCGCTCCTGCAAAAGTATATCTATTCTTTCTGCCTTCCCTTGTATTAGCTTTTTCATTTGCAAAACTTATAATATCACCGACTGCAATAGAAGAAGGTAATATTAGCAGTGACATACCCATAACAAGCCTTACTGCATTATGTCCAGCCAATGTTCCAGTACATATTGCCTCAGTATGTCCAACAAAAAGACCGCTCTTTTCTCCAGCGCAGAATAAATTATCTACTCCAACAACTTTTAAATCATTAGTTCTAGGTGCTACTGACAAATATCTAATTGAATTTCCCTTACTACCTGCATATGGATCAACATATTTAGCATATTCTAATCCCTTTATCTTTCTCAATTTTTCTAGTGGATAGTAAGTAGTCATAAGTTTTGCATGACCGGTATCAAGAAGAACTACATTTTCTGCAAATTCTTTTAACGCATATTGTTGACAAACTTTAGTACTAAGCTTTCCATAATTAACATCTTCTTTAGGAATTTGTAATACTACAACACCATCCTTATCTAATTTATTCTTAATATCTTCAGATAAACTTTCTTTTGCTAATTTACAAGATCCTGAAAATGCACCAAGTACATCATCATCTCTTTCTCCTTGAATATCAGCAACTCCACATCGTTCACTAATACTAATTCTAGGTCCAAATGCTGGACATCTTAAAATACACATTGAACAACCATTTCCATAACGTAAGCAGTTGCCCATAGGTCCTGTTGTTCCAGTTGTTTCTATAAATACATCACCTTCAATATACGTTCCATCGCTTAAATAAACACCATGAAGTTTATTTCCATCAAATTTAACATCAGTAACTCTACTTTCTATTAATATTTCTATTCCTAATGAAGTTAAGTATTTCCTTACTTCCCCTTCTATAAGATTTACATTATATAAAGTAGCATGCTTATGGCCTGGAAAATCTATATTTCTATGAGTTGATACCCTATCTGTAATTTTTATTAAATCTCCGCCACCTAAGGCAATAAGCTCTTCAGATGCAGTGTATCTTCCATTATTTCTCATTATTCCACCAACGTTACCTAAGCCGAGTAGAAGATCTGTTTTCTCTATTACAACAACATCAGCTCCTGCTTTTTTACTACTGATTGCTGCAGCGCATCCAGCACATCTCAAATACACATAATCCAAAAAACTATATTTAAAATAGTCTTTTTGGATTATGTGGTATATTATTTAAGATTATCTTTTTCAATATTTAATTTTAGAATTGTATCTTTAATTGCTACAAATCTAGCAAATTCAACTCTTAATTTATCAGAAATATTATTGTATAATTCTTCAAACAATTTATCCTCTTCTATTTCTAATACATCTAAAATATAATCATTATTAGTCTTATAATCTTTCATAGTATTTCAACCTCTCTTTAGTTATTTAATTTATCTGTAGGTTGATATATCAACGGTTTATGTGCGCCTCTAGATTTATTATACAACAAAAAAACTTGCCTGCCATGCAAGTTTCGACATTGAGGAAACCTATAGGAAAACCTCTTCTTGAAGTAATGTTTAAGCTTGTCTTATATACAAATATAAAGTTATAAAAACTTATTTTTTGTATTATAGAGTTTAAATTCTATTTCCTTGTAATAATTAAATTAACTTTTTATTTCCAAATTGTCGAAATCTTTTTTGTAAGTAAAAAAATAAAGACTAGATTCAACTAGTCCTTCTTTAGAAATTCTTTATACACTTCTATGCATTTATTAATATAAGCACATAATCTTTTATCTTTATAAAAATTGTATTTAATATCTGTATTGCAGCATATATAATCCAAACTCACATTATAAAACTTAGCCAGATCTATTAATATAGATACACTAGGTTCTGCATATCCGGATTCATAATTCCCATAAGTACTTCTGCTAATTTTCAAAATCTTACCTATATCTTCTTGTTTAAGTCCTTTATCTTTTCTTAGCTCTGCAAGCCTTTCTCCTAACATATTTATCCACCTCATTTTGATTTTATCAAAACTAGATTTGCAAAAAATTTATACCCAAAAGTAAAGGATTTTGCATATAAATTCTTATATTTTGGACACAATATATATTAATAATATTATAATAAAAAATATAAAATCAATTTATTACCTATTTTTAGAGGTGATATTATGCTAAAGAAAAAACGCATTCAAAAACAAATGACAGAACTAGAATTAGCTAAAAAGATACGAATAAGTGAAGGACATATGAGTAAATTAGAAAATCATCCTGAGAAGTGCAATCCTGGTGTTAAGCTAATATTGAAACTAGCTAAAGAACTTTCCTTAAATCCTGTAAAAGTATTTTTATTCTTTGTTAAACACATAAAAGACCAAGATAAGTAATCTTGGTCTTAAAATCCCTGTACCAAAAATGTACCGAAAATAAATTAGGTTTTGTTACAGCCTATAGAGTTGATTTTATCTAGCTTTAAAGCACTTCGTTTTAAATTGGAAATAAAAAACATTTACACTTTTTGTTACAAAAGACCTCTGTTTTTGGTACAAATCTATTTTTGCCTAATGGAAGATAAAAAATAAGACTAGGATATTATCTCCTAGCCTATTTTAATTCTGGTGGAAGTTTAGTTATAAAACTAGAATATCCATCACTATATTGAATTACATTTAAACTACTGAACTTTTCCATGTCTTTTAGATCCTCATACTCAAAGGTTCCATCAAGTTCATCTTTGAAATATTGAAAATCTTCCTTAATAGCTCCTTTAAGAAGCATGAATGAACACCCAGCACCTTTAAGACTTTTAATAGTTTGCTGTTCTAATTGATCTAAGTATTGTCCTGTTAAAACAAATTTTAAACCAAACTTTCTAGTTTGAGTTAATTTAGATTCCATGAACATCTCTGCTGTTTTAGTTTGACTTATTTCATCTATAAGAACATGACATCTTTTAGTTTTCTCTGATAATTCCCCTCTTAATTCTGCTGCTAGCCAACATTTGGTTAAAAGGAAAGTAGTAATAACATTTTTAACATAATCCTTAAATTTCGATTGTGGCATTCTTACTAATATTACTTTTCCCTCTTCTGTTGCTTTGGCAAAATCTATATTGTTTTCAGGTGTTTTATTAAACATCTTTTTAAGATAAAAATCTCTTTTAAGTAGTGTTACTCTATCTAATATTCCTTCTATTTTACTATCTCTTGTACCAATTTTCTCACTTGGATTATCTTTACTAGCTTTGGACCATTCATCTAATTCTAGTAAAGTGTCTATACTATCTTGTAGCTCTTCTTTTAATTCTTCTGGAATATTGCCTATTATATTTTCTCTATACTTATAATTAGTTAAACAACTAATAACATCCTTAAGAGTAGTTTTTTCGTCTAAATATACAATATCTGTACAAGCACATAAATATCTCTCCATCTTAGCGCTTAATGGATCACCATTTACATTTATAGAATTTATTAATTCCAATGTAAGTTCTGTTTTTTTATTAGCTAAAGCTTGTTTTTCAAACCAAGACATATTGTCTGTAAATTTTATTTCATTATAAGCTAACGCTTGTAATCCTTCTTCCACACTAAAATCTAATACAATTAGTCTGTCTTTAGGCACAACTTTTTCTATAGCCTTACTTGCTTCACAATTTTTTATAAAATCTATATGTACTATGCTTTCATTTCTGCTTAAACAATAATTAGCATAGTTACACATATAAGTTGTTTTTCCTCCTCCTTGCCTACCTAACAGCATTAATGGAAGTGAACCTATTTCTTTATCATCTTCTAAGTATGCTGCTAATATAGTGCCTTTATTTTTAGCATTACCTAAACATATATAACCTTTTCTTAATTTCTCAGGCACTTTAACCTCTTCTACTTTAATAAATTTAATTCCAAGACTATATAAAAGACTTCTTCCTGGTATTTGTATAAAATTAGACGCTTCTTCCGTACTTATAGTGCTTATAGTAGTTCCTAGACTTGTTTTCTCTAAATCTATAGTTCTTTTATTATTTATCTTCTTATATATAAGCTCATTATCTTCATCTAACACCCTATAGGCTTGGCATACACTTAAAGCATTATTATCTTTTCTATTTTCATTCGCGCTTTCTGATATTACCGATATTTGTGTATCTAATATCGTTTGTTCTTTTTTTCTTTTTGTAGCTGCACTTAGTTCTTTTTGTTGTTCTAAAATTCCTAATATAGAATTATATAAACTTTCCTTTTTATCCTCTCCACTTCCACCTGTAAAATCATCTAGTACTTGTAAAAATGTATTAAATAGCTTTACTATATTAACCAATGTAGATTTTATAATATATTCTGGGCTTGTTTGTTTCTTATCTATCACCTTATTATCTTTAATCTTTTCCATAGTTGTATTATATCTTTGCATCCACCCAAACTGAGAACATGGAAGGAAATTATATACTATAATAATTCTATCATCTTCTTTCATAACATCCATTACGCTCAATATACTATTTAATGGTTCATTAGATTTTTTATCTACCTGTAAAGACATTGCATCTTCTTTTTTATAACTTAATTGATACATTTCTGCATTCTCTGAAAACTCTTTAATTTTATCTTCTAATATATTAATGGTAGCTTTGGCCCATATCTCTCTAATTTTTTCTAATAACACAGTAACAAATGGATCCGGAACTAAAAAGTAAAACTTAGCATCATTGTTTTGAATATCTATAATGTAGGAAATTTTAAAATCACATTCAAAGAATAGTTTGTTTTTTTCTCTTCTAATACGTCTATCTAATGATTTATAGGTGTGTGCTATAGCTTTTGCTATATTACTAGAATTGTAATTTCTTATGCTTTTATGAGGTGTTATCTGTATATATTTATAATTTGGTTTTATTAATTTAAAATATTCGCTTAATTTCATACTCTTCATACTACAAAACCCCTTAAACTTTGTAATATAAAATATACTGCTAGTGATATAGTTACATATTTTCCAGCCTTTCTTTTTCCAGCTATATATATAATTAGTGAAATAATAGCTACAGTTAAACATATTTCATAGGAATTATCTATTACACCCCTAGCAAGCCAATTAAATAAATTATAAAACATACTACTAAATGATTCTTGAATTACTTCTGATACTGATTGTTTAATATTTTCTAACATATACCTTTCCTCCTTATTTATTTGAAAATATCAATTTTATTAAATCAAATATCCAAGGCAAGAAATATATAGCTCCAAATGCTAAAATATATTTAAAGATTATATTTGGAATAGATTCTTTTCTTCTTCCTACTATAGCCTTTCCAATTTCCATCACACAACCTAATATACATAAAGAATAGATTCCTTCTTGTAATACATCAAGTAAAGTATTTGTAGCTCTATGAATATTTGCTACAGCTATAGTTGCATCAGGTTCCTCTGCAAAAACTGGCAATGCACTATTTACTAATGCTATAAAAGTAACTGCACATCTTCTTAATCTATTATTCTTCAATATCTCTCCAGCTATAGTTTCTAAATTATTAGCTTGTACTATTTCATCTAATGATAAAATTCCTCTTTCCATTTCAAAGAATTGATTAAAAGTCATTGTAATTTCTTTGCTCATTTAATACCTCCATGTATAAAATTAATTATTTAAGTTAATACTATTAGTAATAATTAATCGGAGGTGTCTTACTATGTATACTTTTGTTTGGGGATCTATTTTTGCATATGGTTTAGCCTTAGCTATTTCAAATTTCTTATAAATTCTTAATATTTTATTAAAACTTATT encodes:
- a CDS encoding helix-turn-helix transcriptional regulator → MLKKKRIQKQMTELELAKKIRISEGHMSKLENHPEKCNPGVKLILKLAKELSLNPVKVFLFFVKHIKDQDK
- a CDS encoding FAD-dependent oxidoreductase, whose protein sequence is MRCAGCAAAISSKKAGADVVVIEKTDLLLGLGNVGGIMRNNGRYTASEELIALGGGDLIKITDRVSTHRNIDFPGHKHATLYNVNLIEGEVRKYLTSLGIEILIESRVTDVKFDGNKLHGVYLSDGTYIEGDVFIETTGTTGPMGNCLRYGNGCSMCILRCPAFGPRISISERCGVADIQGERDDDVLGAFSGSCKLAKESLSEDIKNKLDKDGVVVLQIPKEDVNYGKLSTKVCQQYALKEFAENVVLLDTGHAKLMTTYYPLEKLRKIKGLEYAKYVDPYAGSKGNSIRYLSVAPRTNDLKVVGVDNLFCAGEKSGLFVGHTEAICTGTLAGHNAVRLVMGMSLLILPSSIAVGDIISFANEKANTREGRKNRYTFAGAGYFKRMQVLGLYTTDIDEINNRVKKINLDNIFEQRLC
- a CDS encoding zinc-ribbon domain-containing protein is translated as MEDKILVCKDCGEEFVFSVGEQEFYKEKGFDNEPVRCAACRRAKKAQNNRR
- a CDS encoding helix-turn-helix domain-containing protein, producing MLGERLAELRKDKGLKQEDIGKILKISRSTYGNYESGYAEPSVSILIDLAKFYNVSLDYICCNTDIKYNFYKDKRLCAYINKCIEVYKEFLKKD
- a CDS encoding DUF4878 domain-containing protein, coding for MKKLKKVLSITLVFILLSGICGCAEKQTPSNMVKNYLEEVKKGENADFSKLLNENLEKEDGKAEEEKTKFDESEKKMINSMNKLTYKINSENIDGDSAVVNVTATAPDLAAVIGEFLPKAISVAFSSAFSENNASDEENKKMFDNILSECLDNVTLTERTQDIHLEKVDEEWKITDGNEMAKLLANIDPSMFNLQK